GGCAAGGATACAAGCCTTGTGGTTCGATCATCGCGACCCCCTTGACATTGTATGGATGAGTCATAGCATACTGCAAACCAATTGCCATTCCCCAGTCATGCCCCACGATACTGCTATTTGCTACCGGCTTGCCATCTCAGATTCCAGTTATAATACTGATCCAATTCTTGGTGACCGCCGAAATATTCTACGAGTCTCTCCACGCTGAATGTCACATCATTCTGATTACGAATCATGGCGATGGCGCACATACCCTTATTGTTGTTATGCTCATCCAGTCGGACCTCGATCTCCGGTCCGCCCTGCTGCTTGATAGTTACTATGGCGTTAGCCTCCGACCAGTTCGTGATTCCCTCATAGATGAAAGCAAAGATAACAATTCTGCTGATTTCCGAAAGATAATGGCCATTTATCCGCAGATTCTCGCCCGTAGTTACGGATCCGGTGCGGTCATCCCCGTCAAGGGAGATGTAAGGCGCCCTATTCAAACTTCCGAAGGATTCGCCGAGTGCTTGGATAGAGCCCTTAAGACCATTTTTTAATTCAAACAGACAACCAAGGTCCAGGTCAACGCCTTTACTTCCGAACCAGCCCGATGATTTTTTTTGATACCATTTGAGGTTGATCTGTATCTCGCCCAGGGATTCATTCCCTTTCTGGAGACTGATCATCTCCCCGCGTTTCTTAAGCAAGATGGAATTGAGATTTAAAGGAGGGGCTGGAGGTGATGCTGGTGAAGAGGGAGGAACATTGCCCGCCTTAGGCCGTGACCGCAGCTCTGGGAGAGGAATAGGCGACTGCTGCGATTGGATTTTTGGGCTAGCGGGTACAACTGACGACAAAATGTTATTAACCTTGATCCCATAACTTTCGCATAGGGCTGCTAAGCCTCCTGCATATCCGGAACCCACAGCGCTGAATTTCCATTCATTATTGTATCTATAGATTTCTCCGGCGACAATGGCGGTCTCTACAGAAAAAGCTTTCCCTAGTCTGTAGCGAACAAGTTCCGTTCCATCAGTAGCGTTGATGATCCGTATATACGTATCGTCTAGTAGCGAGAAGTTTTGCTGGCGCTGTTCACCCTCATAAATCGTTAGCGCAAAGGCAATGCGTTCGTATTCTGTAGGAATTTGCCTGAGCTCGACAGCGATTTGTGTGTTATCGGTCAACCCTGTATAGGCTTTTTTATCAGACTGCAACACAGCAACGGAGGAGTTCGAAGCAGAAGGGTTGGCATAAAAAATAAGGTCCTCATCTTTAGAGACCGTCTGGGCCGGAGTAAGCAAAAAAGCGGAAAAATCAACCTCAACCTCAGATCTCGTATTGTGCCAGCCCATTCCTACTATAATTCGGGTAAGTTGAGGCGAGTCTTTCGTTAAGTTGCATTTTTGTCCTTTTACCAGATCCAATGTCATTAGAATCAGCCTTTCAAAAGATTAGTAGAGTGGGATCAATACCTGAAGAGGTTATCACCTGCCACGTCTTCCTGCGTCGAGATTCGGACCATTTAGACTGGATAGCTTATCCAAGGAATGTTCGTAAATACGTACTATATCCTGCACCTTTTGGAACTCCGGATCGGAGGGACCCAGATTGTCCATGAACATACGCTGCAGGATTTCCTTATAAAAGGAGATGCGGCTTCCGATAAGCCCACTCTCGTAATCAATGACCTCTTCAATCGTGTGCTGCTCAACAAATCCCCTCAGGTCATCCATCGGATTATCGTGGGACTCCCGCTCATTGCGTGCGGCAATCGGAGTGTTAACATTTTCGAGGTTAACAGTGGAACGTATATTGGAAAAGAGAATATCTTCTTTTGCCAGCATTACCTGAAAAGGCTTATGCGTGAACAACTCTTGTACGACAAGAGCGCACATTGCCTGATTTCTCAGCAGCACACCATCAAATGGGTGTAGAACCCATCCCCATTCATCCCGATACAGGCTGAATGTGAAGTATTCACCTCCATATTCATATTTCAAATTAATAGAAGTTTCTGAAGTGAGTTCATATTGAAATGCTTCCATAGTTCTACTAACACCTCCTGCTTCATCGTTCTTTATGATTCTATTAGCATAGCAGAATATGGGGATTATTAGGAGGGGGGATTTTTCGAGAAAGGAGCTACATAACTTGTGGTAATGCTCATGTTCAGTAGCTTCACTCGCATACTTTTTGTGCGTAACATTAGTTTAAGCAAATTAACGGTATTCCATTGAATTCCCCCTCATTCCTGCTTATAATATAAACGATAAAATACAGAAAAAAAGGTGTCTATAAATGAGCATATTAAATGTTGAAGCATTAAGTCATGGCTTTGGGGATCGTGCGATCTTCAAGGATGTTGCATTCCGCCTGCTCAAAGGCGAGCATATCGGATTGATCGGTGCGAACGGCGAAGGTAAATCCACGTTTATGAACATTGTTACAGGCAAACTGCAGCCCGACGAAGGTAGGGTGGAGTGGTCCAAGCGGGTACGTGTTGGTTACCTTGATCAGCATGCTGCTTTGACCCAAGGGTTAACAATCCAAGATGTATTACGGGGTGCATTCCAATACTTGTTTGATCTTGAGCAAGAAATGAACGATATGTACGGCCGGATGGGTGACGTCTCCCCGGAAGAACTGGAGAAAATGCTTGAGGAAGTAGGCACGATCCAGGATACTCTGACGAATCAGGATTTCTATATGATCGATGCGAAGGTGCAGGAGACGGCGCGTGGATTAGGAATTACGGACATAGGACTGGATCGAGATGTATCTGAGCTTAGCGGGGGACAACGCACGAAGATATTGCTGGCCAAACTGCTGCTGGAGAAACCGGACATTCTGCTCCTCGATGAGCCTACGAACTATTTGGACGAGCAGCATATTGAATGGCTGAAGCGTTATCTTCAGGAGTATGAGAATGCGTTTATCCTTATCTCACATGACATTCCGTTCCTGAACAACGTAATCAACCTGATTTACCATATGGAAAACCTGAAGTTGTCCCGTTATGTGGGCGATTATAATCAATTCCAGCAGGTCTATGAAATGCGCAAGCAGCAGCATGAATCGGCCTTTAACAGACAGCAGCAGGAAATTGCTGAGTTGAAGGACTTTGTTGCCCGCAATAAAGCCAGCGTGGCTACCCGTAATATGGCGATGTCCCGACAGAAAAAGCTCGACAAGATGGACATCATCGAAATGTCGAAAGAGAAGCCTAAGCCCCAGTTTAATTTCAAGGATGCCAAAACAGCAGGCAAAGTTATTTTTGAAGCTAAAGGGCTTGTTATTGGGTATGAAGAACCTCTGTCTCGGCCTCTGGATTTACTGATGGAACGTGGTCAAAGAGTAGCGCTGGTCGGTGCGAACGGTATCGGAAAGACGACTTTGCTACGTAGTATTCTGGGCGAAATCCCGGCATTGTCCGGGTCGGTAGAGCTTGGATACAACCAAGAGATCGGTTATTTCGAACAGGAATCGAAGGAAGGAAAGAACAATACCTGTATTGAAGAAATATGGGATACATTCCCTTCCTTGTCTCAATTCGAGGTGCGTGCTGCACTAGCGAAATGCGGACTCACCACGAAGCACATTGAGAGTAAAATTTCGGTTCTCAGCGGTGGGGAGAAAGCCAAGGTACGTCTGTGCAAGCTCATTAACCGGGAGACCAACATTCTTGTGCTGGATGAGCCCACGAACCATTTGGATGTGGATGCGAAGGAAGAGCTCAAGCGGGCTTTGAAAGCATACAAAGGAAGCATACTGTTAATTTCCCACGAACCGGAGTTTTATCGTGATATCGCCACCGATATTTGGAATTGCGAATCCTGGACTACGAAAATATTCTAATAAACCGTATACTAGTGTAAAGAAATAGAAAAGGACCGTCCGGTAAAATATCCGGATGGTCCTTTTCTAATGTTCATTTAAACATGGATTGCTGGATCCAATGAATTATATTGAATTGAAAGTCCAGTTAATCCACTGCGGACCGTAAAGCTCTTATTTTTGCTAATGAACCCATTAGAGAAACCATACGGACCTGAGAGCTCTTATTGCACCTCAAACGTCTATATTTGGAGTGATTTTGAGTAAATAGCTGCATCTGAGTCCGTATGGATAATGAAACCTAAAGTTTTGCTGAAATAAGGCTTCTAGTGTCCGTATAAACTGAAACTGACTAAATATCAGCTGTGGAACATGACAGTTTCTAAGTGTGTATGTGTCGGTATAGAACCACTACCATCACAGCTTGCTGCTCTTAGGGTTAAGCTTCCATCTTTTGGGCTGTGTAGAGCCGGTAATAAAGACCCCGGTATCTTATGAGCTCGTCATGTGTTCCACTTTCCGCAATGCCTTTGTTGGACACATACATGATACGGTCACAGTTTTTCACGGTGGAAAGCCGATGTGCAATAATGAACGAGGTTCGCCCCTTTAGTAATTCATTTAGGCCTTTCTGGAGCAAACGTTCGGTCTTGGCGTCGATAGAAGAAGTGGCTTCATCCAAAATGAGAATGCGCGGATCAGCCAGAAGTGTCCTTGCGAATGAAATGAGCTGCCGCTGGCCTTGGGACAGCTTGGAGCCGCGCTCGTTGACCTCCGTTTGGTAGCCCTGGTCAAATTCACGGATGAAATCGTCAGCGCAAACCGCTTTCGCGGCGGCGATTACTTCTTCCTCGGTGGCATCCAGTCTGCCGTAACGAATATTGTCCAGTATGGTGCCGGAGAATATGAAACTGTCCTGCAGCATAATCCCCATTTGGCTGCGAAGGGACTTCAGCGTAATCTGCGAGATATCCTGCCCGTCAATAAGAATCCTGCCGCCGGTAAGGTTATAAAATCGTGAGATCAAATTGACGACCGTTGTTTTGCCTGCACCTGTCGGTCCAACTAGGGCAATACTTTCTCCCTCTTTGACATCAAAGGAGATGTTCTCCAAAATATTCAACCCTGGATCATAGGCAAAGGTCACGTTGTCGAAAGTGACTTTACCCTGAACAGGCAGAAGTTCCTTGGCATCGGGAATATCGCTGACCGAAACCGGCTCATCCAGCGTTTCGAAGATACGCTCAAGATAGGCAACGGCGTTGATAAAGTTATTGTATAGGTTAGAGAGGTTCAAAATCGGCTGCCAGAATCGGGCTGCGTAGCTGCTCATAGCCAGAATGACACCCAGTGTTGCTTCTTTGGGATCAAGTGTCAACAAGCCCACAAGAAAGATCAATGCCGTAACGATAGTAGATAAGTTATCAACCGTAAAAGGAATAAGCATGTTGTAATTCAGAGCCCGTAACCACTCCTTGCGGAAATTGCCGGCAAGTCGGGTGAAGGTTCCCTCATTGTGTTGTTCACGGGAGAAGATTTGCGTCACACCAATGCCGCTGATGCTTTCCTGCAAATAAGCGTTCAGATTGGAGCTTTTGTTGGATACCGCTTGCCATGCCCGGCGTTGTCGTGTCTTGATGAGCAGCATGATGCCTAAGAAAATCGGCAGTCCTGCAAGGATGACGAGCGAAAGCCGTACATCTAAAGCGAACATGAAAGCGGCGATAAAGATTAAGTTTACGATCTCGAGAATGAAGTTGATAATGCCGTTAGATAACACATCCGAAACTGAATTGACGTAATTTACGACCCGGATCAGAATCTTGCCCTGTGGACGGTCGTCATAATATTTAAAGGGCAGTTCCTGTAAATGCTTGAATAAATCCGTGCGGATTTCAAAAATAATGTCTTGTCCGACGCTTGTCATTATGCGCGAGCGGATGGTAGCCAAAATAACGCTGACCACGATAGTCAAAAGCATCAGCAATGACCAACCGAGCAGCGGAAGCTTTGCCTCCGCGGGAATGGTCACGTCGATTACATGCTGTATGATCAGCGGTGCCGACAGCGCAATGGCTGCCGAGAGAGCACTGAGCACAAACGCAACTATCATAGGCGTTTTCTTCCGTCTAATGTAAACCATCGCACGCCGGAAGTGTCTGATATCGAAGGGGGACTCTAGGTTCTCGTCAACGTCAAATTTATTTCTTGCCATTAGCGATCACCTGCCTTCCAATGCCCTCATTCTGCAGCATAAATACCTCATAGTAATAGCCCCGTTTTGCCAACAGTTCGGTATGAGTGCCTTCTTCAATCAAACGGCCGCCATCCAGGATGAGAATACGGTCTGCCTCTGCTGTGGTGGATACTCGCTGGGCAATGATAAGCTTCGTACACGGATAATCCAGCTCGCGCAGACTTCGCTGAATATGCTCCTCAGTCTCAAGATCGACGGCAGAAGTCGTGTCATCCAGTATCAGGATGGGACGGTGGACCGCCAAGGCACGAGCTAACGCAATGCGCTGCTTCTGTCCTCCAGACAAGCCGACACCGCGTTCCCCGACAACCGTATCATACCTTTCGGGCATCCGGGAGATGAAATCATGCGCGGCCGCGAGCTCGGCATATTCCATAGCCTCTTCCTCCGGGAGATCAGGGTCGCCATAGGCGATGTTTCCGTCGATGGTATCGGAGAACAAAAGGACGTCCTGGGTCGCCATGCCGATGTTCCCGCGGAGTTCATCAAGCTCCAGTTCACGGACATCAACACCGTCTACCAGCACACGTCCATCGGATACATCATAGAAACGGGGGATGAGATTAATGAGTGTTGTTTTGCCCGAACCTGTCGGACCCATAATTGCAACAGTTTCTCCAGGTTCAACCGTAAAGCTGACATCGTCCAGAACTGTAGCGCTGTCATATTTAAAGCGGACATGCTCAAACGTAATGCGCCCCTCGTAACGGTGTTTGGTAAATAGGGGATGCTCGTTAACAATAGTGGGTTTGGCGTAATAGATCTCAACGATCTTGGTCAGGCTGGCAAAAAAACGCTGGATGTCGTTGATAATAATGCCGATGTTACGCATGGGGTTTGATATAGCCCAGATCAGTGAAGAGAAGGCGGCGAATTCGCCGAAGGTGATCCGGTCATTCATAAGGAACAGCCCGCCGGCCAACATCAGGATGACATTGAACCCCTGCGCTAAGGTTTCCAGATAAGGGAAGTAATCGAGCCATACGAGCGCGGCCTTTTTGTTCGCTGTAGAATAGTTGACGTTCTTTTCTGTGAATTTCTCAATCTCGTACTCCTCGCGGGCGAACGCCTTAACCACACGGTTTCCTGAAATATTCTCCTGCGCAGTCGTGTTGAGCTGAGACAGCCGCTCGCGCAGATCCACATACATAGGTCGGACGTGTTTGGCAAATATGTAGGCCACGATAAAAATCAGCGGTGACAGGGTAAGCATCCACAGCGTCAGTTCGGTATCAATGGTAAAAAAATAGATAACGGCGGCAGCGAAAATCGTTAAGGATTCGATGATCGTTTTGAAAATCCATGCCATGGAGTGCCGTACCATGTCCAGATCTCCTGTCATCTTGGTCATAAGATCGCCGGTACGGTTATGATCGTAATATTCTCTGTCTTGTCCTTGAATCTTGTTGTAGAGATAAATACGTATGCGATACAGCATGTTTTGCGAGGAGCGCTCGTACTGCATGGTTGTCACATAAGCCAGACCCGTCCGCAGCAGGGAAAACCCGATCATACCCAGGCAGAGTGCGATCAAGAGTCCCCGTTCTTGTGTCAAATTCTGCGAGGCATTGTCACCGGCTATAAACGTATCGACAATGCGCTGACTGATGTACGGATTCACAATCGTAAGACTCGAACCCACCACAGAGAGACAGAGAGCCAGTATATAACGCGACCTGTTTCCCTTCAGATTCTGCCATAGCCATTTAAGTTCGAACATCTGATCACCTGTTTCTGTTCTGTTTGTTCTTCACTCTTCTATTAAAGAATGAATAAATCAACGTGATTATAACATTAACAAACGGCCAGCATCGGTTACTGTATTATTTTCTTGTTACAATCGATTGAACTTTTGTTTACCAAGGTTTAACTCGATTACCTTTAGGTGCTGAAGATGAAGAAACGAGGAAATACGAACGTTTATACATTAGGAATTGATTTTATACACTATTTTATTTATAAATGTTAAATTACCTCACAAGAAATGATTGAAGTATTCTTCAATATGCGTTAAGTTAGTGAAAAGAAATAATAATGTCAGTTTATATAACATAAACTTGGCTTATTAAGAATCCTGAGGGTCTGCTCGGTTCGATTATACGGATCCCGATGGCATTCCTTCCATTTCAACCATGTACGGTATTTCATAGGTATTCTTTAGCTTGGCTATTGTGATAGGAGTTATGGCTGTTGTGTTTTATATCTTTAATCAGGACCCTCCGAAACCAGCTGAGCCGAAATGTTCAAAATGGTGCCTGAAGTATCTTCTGGCAATACAGGAGCAGTTACAGGGAATGTGGGTGCTGCAGGAGGAATTGGCGGATTTTTCCCGCCAATTGTACTCGGTATAGCATAGACGCTGGAGTTTTTCACTTGAGGCGGTGACAGCTGTTTACACTTGAATGGAGGTTTAAAGATGGCAAAAAGAAAGTTAGTTGTGATCGGAAACGGTATGGCGGGTGTACGCTGCGTCGAAGAAATTCTAAATATCGATCGGGATGCTTTTGAAATTACTATATTCGGCAAAGAGCCCCATCCCAACTATAACCGCATATGGTTATCGAAGGTGCTTCAAGGCGATACGACCATCCAAGATATCACGATTAATGACTGGCAATGGTATGAAGACAATCAAATCCAACTGTTCACAAATGAAATAGTTACCAATGTAGACGTTGAACGTAAGAGGGTTGTTACTGAATCTGGGATAAGCGTCGTTTACGACGTACTTATCTTCGCTACGGGGTCTTTGCCGTTTATGCTGTCTTTGCCGGGTGCGAATAAACAGGGCGTTACAGCCTTTCGGGATATTAGCGACTGTGAAACGATGATGGAAGCTTCCAAAAGCTATCAGAAGGCAGTGGTTATCGGCGGAGGATTACTTGGGCTCGAAGCGGCTCGGGGCTTATTGAATCTCGGTATGAAGGTGGATGTCGTTCATATTTTTGACAGTATTATGGAAAGACAACTTGACCAAACGGCTGCCAAAATGCTTCAGGCAGAGCTGGAAAAGCAAGGAATGCGCTTTTTACTGGAGAAACAATCGGAAGAAATTCTCGGACGCAAACGCGTGACAGAGCTGAAGTTCAAAGATGGCTCCAGAACCGATGCCGATCTGCTAGTCATGGCAGTAGGCGTCAGGCCTAACGTTCAGTTGGCTAAGGAGAGTGAGATCGAAACAAACCGCGCTATAGTCGTTAACGATTTTATGCAGACAAGTGTATCTGATGTATTCGCGGTAGGAGAATGCGCGGAACATCGCGGTGTTGTGTATGGTTTGGTGGCACCGCTCTATGAGCAGGGGAAGGTGCTAGCGAAAACGCTGTGCGGTGTAGAAAATGAAGGCTATCATGGTTCGGTGTTGGCGACTCAGCTAAAAGTTTCGGGCGTTGACGTATTCTCTGCTGGTGAATTTACAGATAGCA
Above is a window of Paenibacillus wynnii DNA encoding:
- a CDS encoding ABC-F family ATP-binding cassette domain-containing protein, with protein sequence MSILNVEALSHGFGDRAIFKDVAFRLLKGEHIGLIGANGEGKSTFMNIVTGKLQPDEGRVEWSKRVRVGYLDQHAALTQGLTIQDVLRGAFQYLFDLEQEMNDMYGRMGDVSPEELEKMLEEVGTIQDTLTNQDFYMIDAKVQETARGLGITDIGLDRDVSELSGGQRTKILLAKLLLEKPDILLLDEPTNYLDEQHIEWLKRYLQEYENAFILISHDIPFLNNVINLIYHMENLKLSRYVGDYNQFQQVYEMRKQQHESAFNRQQQEIAELKDFVARNKASVATRNMAMSRQKKLDKMDIIEMSKEKPKPQFNFKDAKTAGKVIFEAKGLVIGYEEPLSRPLDLLMERGQRVALVGANGIGKTTLLRSILGEIPALSGSVELGYNQEIGYFEQESKEGKNNTCIEEIWDTFPSLSQFEVRAALAKCGLTTKHIESKISVLSGGEKAKVRLCKLINRETNILVLDEPTNHLDVDAKEELKRALKAYKGSILLISHEPEFYRDIATDIWNCESWTTKIF
- a CDS encoding ABC transporter ATP-binding protein, encoding MFELKWLWQNLKGNRSRYILALCLSVVGSSLTIVNPYISQRIVDTFIAGDNASQNLTQERGLLIALCLGMIGFSLLRTGLAYVTTMQYERSSQNMLYRIRIYLYNKIQGQDREYYDHNRTGDLMTKMTGDLDMVRHSMAWIFKTIIESLTIFAAAVIYFFTIDTELTLWMLTLSPLIFIVAYIFAKHVRPMYVDLRERLSQLNTTAQENISGNRVVKAFAREEYEIEKFTEKNVNYSTANKKAALVWLDYFPYLETLAQGFNVILMLAGGLFLMNDRITFGEFAAFSSLIWAISNPMRNIGIIINDIQRFFASLTKIVEIYYAKPTIVNEHPLFTKHRYEGRITFEHVRFKYDSATVLDDVSFTVEPGETVAIMGPTGSGKTTLINLIPRFYDVSDGRVLVDGVDVRELELDELRGNIGMATQDVLLFSDTIDGNIAYGDPDLPEEEAMEYAELAAAHDFISRMPERYDTVVGERGVGLSGGQKQRIALARALAVHRPILILDDTTSAVDLETEEHIQRSLRELDYPCTKLIIAQRVSTTAEADRILILDGGRLIEEGTHTELLAKRGYYYEVFMLQNEGIGRQVIANGKK
- a CDS encoding TerD family protein; this translates as MTLDLVKGQKCNLTKDSPQLTRIIVGMGWHNTRSEVEVDFSAFLLTPAQTVSKDEDLIFYANPSASNSSVAVLQSDKKAYTGLTDNTQIAVELRQIPTEYERIAFALTIYEGEQRQQNFSLLDDTYIRIINATDGTELVRYRLGKAFSVETAIVAGEIYRYNNEWKFSAVGSGYAGGLAALCESYGIKVNNILSSVVPASPKIQSQQSPIPLPELRSRPKAGNVPPSSPASPPAPPLNLNSILLKKRGEMISLQKGNESLGEIQINLKWYQKKSSGWFGSKGVDLDLGCLFELKNGLKGSIQALGESFGSLNRAPYISLDGDDRTGSVTTGENLRINGHYLSEISRIVIFAFIYEGITNWSEANAIVTIKQQGGPEIEVRLDEHNNNKGMCAIAMIRNQNDVTFSVERLVEYFGGHQELDQYYNWNLRWQAGSK
- a CDS encoding ABC transporter ATP-binding protein; this encodes MARNKFDVDENLESPFDIRHFRRAMVYIRRKKTPMIVAFVLSALSAAIALSAPLIIQHVIDVTIPAEAKLPLLGWSLLMLLTIVVSVILATIRSRIMTSVGQDIIFEIRTDLFKHLQELPFKYYDDRPQGKILIRVVNYVNSVSDVLSNGIINFILEIVNLIFIAAFMFALDVRLSLVILAGLPIFLGIMLLIKTRQRRAWQAVSNKSSNLNAYLQESISGIGVTQIFSREQHNEGTFTRLAGNFRKEWLRALNYNMLIPFTVDNLSTIVTALIFLVGLLTLDPKEATLGVILAMSSYAARFWQPILNLSNLYNNFINAVAYLERIFETLDEPVSVSDIPDAKELLPVQGKVTFDNVTFAYDPGLNILENISFDVKEGESIALVGPTGAGKTTVVNLISRFYNLTGGRILIDGQDISQITLKSLRSQMGIMLQDSFIFSGTILDNIRYGRLDATEEEVIAAAKAVCADDFIREFDQGYQTEVNERGSKLSQGQRQLISFARTLLADPRILILDEATSSIDAKTERLLQKGLNELLKGRTSFIIAHRLSTVKNCDRIMYVSNKGIAESGTHDELIRYRGLYYRLYTAQKMEA